One region of Thunnus albacares chromosome 8, fThuAlb1.1, whole genome shotgun sequence genomic DNA includes:
- the oscp1b gene encoding protein OSCP1, giving the protein MSSKTLPLLFINLGGEMLYILDQRLRAQNIPPVKSEKVMNDIITTMFNKKFLEELFKLQELYSKKALRTVFDRLAHASIMRLNQASMDKLYDLMTMAFKYQVLLCPRPKDILLVSFNHMDAIKDFVKNSPCILSQIDDTYRKLIEMYTPLSNGEFQLIRQTLLIFFQDMHIRVSIFLKDKVQNSNGRFVLPTSGPVPHGTLIPGLIRMFSCTGEEVSRLQFNNGGNYTAALREGSFESFGDRVTKLGTNMYSVSRPVETHMSGTSKNSAQHTKVNAAPNPLAKEELNLLARLMGGLEVQKSGNADSGFRINLFATDEEEEEALISRPDELSYGVIKIQATKDQQANAELAKIMGEFTESGDQSPSASSKGDDLLAMMDGL; this is encoded by the exons ATGTCTTCAAAGACTCTGCCTCTGCTTTTCATCAATCTCGGTGGAGAAATGCTGTACATCCTGGACCAGCGGCTTCGAGCTCAGAATATCCCTCCTGTCAAATCTGAGAAAG TTATGAAtgacatcatcaccaccatGTTCAACAAAAAGTTCCTGGAGGAGCTTTTCAAGCTACAGGAGCTTTACTCCAAGAAGGCCCTGCGGACTGTGTTCGACAGGCTGGCCCATGCCTCCATAATGAGACTCAATCAAGCTAGCATGGACAAG CTCTACGACTTGATGACCATGGCTTTCAAGTACCAGGTGCTTCTCTGCCCTCGGCCCAAGGATATCCTCCTGGTCTCCTTCAACCACATGGACGCAATCAAGGACTTTGTGAAAAACTCTCCCTGCATTCTGAGCCAGATTGATGACACGTACCGAAAGCTCATAGAG aTGTACACACCTTTATCTAATGGTGAATTCCAGCTGATTAGACAAACTCTTCTTATCTTCTTCCAAGACATGCATATAAGG GTGTCTATTTTCCTCAAGGACAAAGTGCAGAACTCCAACGGCCGCTTTGTACTTCCCACTAGTGGTCCAGTGCCCCATGGAACACTAATCCCTGGCTTGATAAG GATGTTTAGCTGTACCGGTGAGGAGGTGAGCAGGCTGCAGTTCAATAATGGAGGAAACTATACCGCTGCTCTCCGGGAAGGATCTTTTGAGAGTTTTGGAGACAGGGTCACCAAACTAGGCACAAACAT GTACAGTGTGAGCCGCCCAGTGGAAACCCATATGTCAGGAACCTCTAAAAACTCTGCTCAACACACTAAG GTCAATGCTGCTCCCAACCCTCTAGCCAAAGAGGAGTTGAATCTGTTGGCCAGGTTAATGGGAGGGTTAGAAGTTCAGAAATCAGGAAACGCAGACAGTGGCTTCCGGATCAACCTCTTTGCTactgatgaggaggaaga aGAGGCATTAATATCAAGACCAGATGAGCTTTCATATGGAGTCATAAAGATCCAAGCAACAAAG GACCAACAAGCTAATGCTGAGCTAGCCAAAATCATGGGGGAGTTCACAGAGTCTGGAGATCAATCTCCCAGCGCCAGCAGCAAAGGAGACGACCTACTGGCCATGATGGACGGCCTGTGA
- the stk40 gene encoding serine/threonine-protein kinase 40, translating into MSKRRSSERGAGETSGRASKLQCPGISGSNAKRAGPFILGPRLGNSPVPSIVQCLARKDGTDDFYQLKILTLEERVDSAGETQEERQGKMLLHTEYSLLSLLHNQDGVVHHHGLFQDRAYEIVEDMEANKVRKMKKRICLVLDCLCAHDFSDKTADLINLQHYVIKEKRLSEREAIVIFYDVVRVVEALHKKNIVHRDLKLGNMVLNKRTHRITITNFCLGKHLVSEDDLLKDQRGSPAYISPDVLSGRPYRGKPSDMWALGVVLFTMLYGQFPFYDSIPQELFRKIKAAEYSIPEDGRVSENTVCLIRKLLVLDPQQRLTAGEVLESLSAIIASWQSVSSLSGPLQVVPDIDDQVNHSEHLQEAKVIEESSQYEFENYMRQQLLLAEEKNTIHEAKSFLTKRQFGSIPPVRRLGHDAQPVSPLDAAILAQRFLRK; encoded by the exons ATGTCCAAGCGGCGCTCGTCGGAGAGGGGGGCTGGAGAGACATCAGGCAGGGCCAGCAAGCTGCAATGTCCTGGGATATCTGGCAGTAACGCCAAGAGAGCTGGGCCCTTCATCCTTG GGCCTCGCCTGGGCAACTCACCAGTGCCCAGCATAGTGCAGTGTCTGGCCAGAAAGGACGGCACCGATGACTTCTATCAGCTTAAA ATCCTGACGCTGGAGGAGCGAGTGGACTCTGCTGGGGAGACTCAGGAGGAGAGGCAGGGgaagatgctgctgcacacAGAGTACTCCCTCCTTTCTCTGCTGCACAACCAGGATGGGGTGGTCCATCATCACGGCCTCTTCCAG GATCGAGCTTACGAAATAGTGGAGGACATGGAGGCCAACAAGGTGCGCAAGATGAAGAAGCGAATCTGCCTCGTGCTGGACTGTCTGTGCGCTCATGACTTCAGCGACAAGACGGCAGATCTAATAAACCTTCAGCATTATGTCATAAAGGAGAAGCGACTGAGCGAGCGCGAGGCCATAGTCATCTTCTACGATGTGGTGCGTGTGGTGGAGGCCTTACATAAG AAAAACATTGTGCACAGAGACCTCAAGTTGGGAAACATGGTGCTGAACAAACG aACACACCGAATCACCATCACCAACTTCTGCTTGGGAAAACACCTGGTGAGCGAGGACGACCTGCTGAAAGACCAGAGAGGAAGTCCGGCCTACATCAGCCCTGATGTATTAAGTG GTCGGCCGTACCGTGGTAAACCTAGCGACATGTGGGCTCTTGGTGTGGTCCTGTTCACCATGCTATATGGCCAGTTCCCCTTTTATGACAGCATACCTCAAGAGCTCTTCCGTAAGATCAAGGCTGCTGAATACTCTATCCCAGA GGATGGTCGTGTGTCAGAGAACACGGTGTGCCTGATCCGTAAGCTGCTGGTGCTGGATCCTCAGCAGAGGCTGACTGCAGGAGAGGTGCTGGAGTCCCTTAGTGCCATCATTGCCTCATG GCAATCTGTTTCGTCATTGAGTGGCCCTCTGCAGGTGGTACCGGACATTGATGATCAGGTCAATCACTCAGAACATCTGCAAGAG GCCAAGGTGATAGAAGAGTCTTCACAGTACGAGTTTGAGAACTACATGCgccagcagctgctgctggctgaagaGAAGAACACTATCCATGAGGCCAAGAGCTTTCTCACCAAGCGTCAGTTTGGCAGCATCCCACCTGTAAGGCGTCTGGGCCACGATGCCCAGCCTGTCAGTCCCTTAGATGCTGCCATCCTGGCACAACGTTTCCTCCGGAAGTAG